One part of the Anaerolineales bacterium genome encodes these proteins:
- a CDS encoding DUF3109 family protein, translating into MRRCRLAECRGACCLHGVWVDPLEKNDILANLESILPYMPESRRDPRAWFGEQRERDDFFPSGWVVATATVPNPAHYGGTECIFLRADWRCALQAASQAAGYHPWRWKPFHCIIHPITFEQGQFTIASDKELLAEEGGCFRQGEKILRMSDCLADEIAFLKSVGGRDSQVRENGVSDFAG; encoded by the coding sequence ATGCCGCGGCGCCTGCTGCCTGCACGGCGTGTGGGTGGATCCGCTGGAAAAGAACGACATCCTCGCCAACCTCGAATCCATCCTGCCATACATGCCGGAATCGCGGCGGGATCCGCGCGCCTGGTTCGGGGAGCAGCGGGAGCGGGATGATTTCTTCCCGTCCGGATGGGTTGTCGCCACCGCGACCGTTCCCAATCCCGCGCATTACGGCGGCACCGAATGCATCTTCCTCCGGGCGGATTGGCGGTGCGCGCTTCAAGCCGCTTCGCAAGCCGCCGGGTATCATCCCTGGCGCTGGAAGCCGTTCCACTGCATCATCCACCCGATCACCTTCGAGCAAGGCCAGTTCACCATCGCCTCCGACAAGGAGTTGCTGGCGGAGGAGGGCGGCTGTTTCCGCCAAGGCGAAAAAATCCTCCGGATGTCGGATTGCCTGGCGGACGAGATCGCCTTCTTAAAAAGCGTCGGTGGCAGGGATAGTCAGGTGCGCGAAAATGGGGTATCCGACTTTGCAGGTTGA